Proteins from one Flammeovirgaceae bacterium genomic window:
- a CDS encoding ABC transporter permease, which translates to MIKNYLTISFRKFIRQKFFSLINLFGLSVGLASVALIMLYVVDELGYDRFHENSGRIYRAVENQYYAGQPVFPVAVTPVPLGPSLVGEYPSIELATRYWASHISVRKDGHHFEERGAYVDGSFLKVFSFEVMAGNASKALDGADNIVLTEAMAQKYFPHEDPIGKMLPVGDGREARVSGVIKNIPENSHLKFDFLMPFESVLARNPEASTEWGNNTLYTYVLVKPGTNMEDLNRQVKGQIKKNKEGSITEIYLQPLTDIHLGSVFFTADVGGKGNMQYVTIFLVVAVFILVIACINFMNLATARSMGRAREVGLRKSIGASRQQLVYQFLSESVITSLMAMALAILIVDLLLPRFNLLSGKSLSFDLLSNYPMLLYLIGFSIITGLMAGSYPAFYLSSFRPASVLRPGQASQPGGTFLRKVVQFSISTAMIVGTIMVYGQIGFIRSIDLGYTKDNVVKIPRISDDYPSFKNELLARTGIVNVSASNQHPAYVENSTSGIGWEGKNEEETILIHTLITDFDFLETMGMEMKLGRTFSRERHSDSLGVVLNEEAARVMGFKNPKGQKLEVGAPQPYTVIGVVRDFHFKSIHQKIEPLAMVIAFKPGILRYTMVRVGQGDPREALATIRQVWEKFNPGMEFSYTFLDEDFDKLYSAEERTGKLFEYFSGLAIVISCLGLFGLASYTMEQRTKEFGVRKVLGASILQLFSTASYGFVVLVCIAFVISISISWYFIDQWLNEFAYHVEMGYQAFLWAGLIAIAMALATVSYQAIKSARLNPMDSLRQE; encoded by the coding sequence ATGATCAAGAACTATCTCACCATTTCTTTCAGGAAATTCATAAGGCAGAAATTCTTTTCGCTGATCAACCTGTTTGGCCTCTCGGTAGGCTTGGCCAGCGTGGCCCTTATTATGTTGTATGTGGTCGATGAGCTTGGCTATGACCGGTTCCATGAAAATTCCGGCCGGATATACCGGGCAGTCGAGAATCAGTATTATGCAGGCCAGCCGGTGTTTCCCGTGGCCGTTACGCCCGTGCCGCTGGGGCCATCGCTTGTAGGGGAATACCCGTCTATCGAACTGGCCACCCGATACTGGGCTAGCCATATTTCAGTACGAAAGGATGGCCATCACTTTGAGGAAAGGGGGGCTTATGTTGACGGTTCGTTCCTGAAGGTTTTTTCATTTGAAGTAATGGCCGGAAATGCATCCAAAGCCCTGGATGGGGCCGATAATATTGTCTTAACGGAAGCGATGGCCCAGAAATATTTTCCCCATGAAGACCCTATTGGCAAAATGTTGCCCGTGGGCGATGGACGGGAAGCACGAGTGAGCGGTGTGATCAAAAACATTCCGGAGAACTCACATTTGAAATTTGATTTTTTAATGCCGTTTGAAAGCGTATTGGCCAGAAACCCGGAGGCGTCCACAGAATGGGGCAACAACACCCTGTATACGTATGTGCTCGTGAAGCCGGGGACCAACATGGAGGATTTGAACAGACAGGTGAAAGGGCAAATCAAAAAAAACAAGGAAGGGTCGATTACGGAAATCTACCTGCAGCCGCTCACCGACATCCACCTTGGCAGCGTGTTTTTTACCGCTGATGTGGGTGGGAAGGGCAACATGCAATACGTGACCATTTTTTTGGTGGTGGCGGTCTTTATCCTGGTAATCGCCTGCATCAACTTTATGAACCTGGCCACCGCCCGGTCCATGGGCAGGGCGAGGGAAGTGGGGTTGAGGAAATCCATTGGTGCCAGCCGACAACAGTTGGTTTACCAGTTTCTTAGCGAATCGGTAATTACCTCCCTCATGGCCATGGCATTGGCCATCCTCATTGTCGATTTGCTCCTTCCCCGGTTCAACCTGTTGTCGGGAAAATCCCTTTCGTTTGATCTACTTTCCAACTACCCCATGCTGTTGTACTTGATTGGTTTTTCCATAATCACGGGTTTGATGGCGGGCAGCTATCCGGCTTTCTATTTGTCCTCATTCCGGCCGGCCAGTGTATTGAGGCCAGGGCAGGCCAGCCAGCCTGGCGGCACTTTTTTAAGGAAAGTGGTCCAATTTAGCATTTCCACCGCAATGATCGTGGGGACCATCATGGTATATGGCCAAATTGGCTTCATCCGGTCAATCGACCTGGGCTACACCAAGGACAATGTGGTGAAAATACCCAGGATCAGCGATGACTACCCGTCATTTAAAAATGAATTATTGGCCCGAACAGGCATCGTCAATGTTTCGGCCTCCAATCAACATCCGGCTTATGTGGAAAATTCCACCTCGGGCATTGGTTGGGAAGGGAAAAACGAAGAAGAAACCATCCTCATCCATACGCTGATAACCGATTTTGATTTTCTGGAAACCATGGGGATGGAAATGAAATTGGGGCGTACGTTCTCAAGGGAACGGCATTCGGATTCCCTGGGGGTGGTGCTCAATGAGGAGGCGGCACGCGTAATGGGGTTTAAAAACCCCAAAGGCCAAAAGTTGGAGGTAGGTGCGCCCCAGCCCTACACCGTGATAGGCGTGGTTCGGGATTTTCATTTTAAATCCATCCATCAAAAGATCGAGCCCCTGGCCATGGTCATCGCATTCAAGCCAGGCATCTTAAGGTACACCATGGTGCGGGTGGGGCAGGGCGATCCCAGGGAAGCATTGGCCACCATACGGCAGGTATGGGAAAAATTCAACCCTGGGATGGAGTTTTCCTATACATTCCTGGATGAAGACTTTGATAAATTGTACAGTGCCGAGGAACGCACGGGAAAACTGTTCGAATATTTTTCAGGGCTGGCCATAGTGATTTCATGCCTTGGGCTGTTTGGGCTGGCCTCGTATACGATGGAACAGCGCACCAAGGAATTTGGGGTAAGGAAGGTATTGGGTGCGTCCATCCTGCAATTGTTTTCCACTGCCTCCTATGGGTTTGTTGTTCTTGTTTGTATAGCCTTTGTCATTTCCATATCCATTTCATGGTACTTCATCGACCAATGGCTGAACGAATTTGCCTATCATGTGGAAATGGGATACCAGGCCTTCCTGTGGGCGGGGCTTATTGCCATTGCCATGGCATTGGCAACGGTAAGCTACCAGGCCATCAAATCCGCACGGCTCAACCCGATGGACAGCTTGCGCCAGGAATAG
- a CDS encoding sigma-54-dependent Fis family transcriptional regulator, with the protein MAKSNAKILIVDDDEMVLLSIKLLLEQDYHEIFTLNDPNRIPSLARHTSFDVALLDMNFRQGDTSSTEGLYWLRYLIKNHPETQVVLMTAYGEIQLAVEAIKEGAMDFIVKPWENGKLQATIANAVSLSTEKRKVQQLRSRQKTITAAIDSQYPSVIGDSSAMQRVMQTVDKISSTDASVLILGENGTGKEVIARDIHRKSARAGEVFISVDLGSLSEQLFESELFGHKKGAFTDARDDRIGRIEAASGGTLFLDEIGNLSPSLQAKLLTFLQSRQITRVGTNHPIDVDVRIICATNCNLQNLVKENKFREDLLYRINTVEVTLPPLRERPADTVLLADHYLQSFGKKYQKNIAPIDKAVEAHLQGHAWPGNVRELQHAMERAVIMNESGKLSLRDFHFLAGGNADAAPFDNYNLGKVEAWAIKKAIKKHSGNISHAANELGLSRGALYRRMKRYGI; encoded by the coding sequence ATGGCCAAATCCAATGCCAAAATACTGATCGTGGATGATGACGAAATGGTGTTGCTTTCGATAAAGCTATTGTTGGAGCAGGACTACCACGAAATATTTACCCTAAACGACCCGAACCGGATCCCATCATTGGCCCGCCACACCAGTTTTGACGTGGCCTTGCTGGACATGAATTTCAGGCAGGGGGACACCAGCAGCACGGAAGGCCTGTACTGGCTAAGGTATTTAATCAAAAACCATCCGGAGACCCAGGTGGTGCTCATGACCGCCTACGGTGAAATACAACTGGCAGTGGAGGCCATCAAGGAGGGCGCCATGGATTTTATAGTGAAACCCTGGGAAAACGGGAAACTTCAAGCCACTATCGCCAATGCCGTTTCGCTCAGCACCGAAAAAAGGAAAGTGCAACAGCTCCGGTCAAGGCAAAAGACCATCACCGCTGCCATTGACAGCCAATACCCATCGGTCATTGGGGATTCCTCGGCCATGCAAAGGGTTATGCAAACGGTGGACAAAATAAGCAGCACGGACGCCAGCGTGTTGATACTGGGCGAAAACGGTACTGGAAAGGAGGTGATAGCCAGGGACATTCACCGCAAGTCTGCCCGGGCCGGTGAAGTGTTTATAAGCGTTGATTTGGGTTCCCTCAGCGAGCAGCTTTTTGAAAGCGAATTGTTTGGCCATAAAAAGGGCGCGTTTACCGATGCCAGGGACGACCGCATTGGGAGGATCGAGGCGGCCAGCGGGGGCACCTTGTTTTTGGACGAAATAGGCAACCTCTCCCCTTCGCTGCAGGCCAAACTGTTAACCTTTTTGCAAAGCCGTCAAATAACAAGGGTGGGCACAAACCATCCCATTGACGTGGACGTCAGGATTATCTGTGCCACCAATTGCAACCTCCAAAACCTGGTAAAAGAAAATAAATTCAGGGAAGATTTGCTCTACCGGATCAATACCGTTGAGGTCACCCTGCCCCCATTGCGCGAACGGCCGGCCGATACCGTGTTGCTGGCCGACCATTACCTCCAATCTTTTGGCAAAAAATACCAAAAGAACATTGCCCCAATCGATAAGGCCGTGGAAGCGCACTTGCAGGGCCATGCCTGGCCGGGCAATGTACGCGAGCTGCAACACGCCATGGAAAGGGCCGTGATCATGAATGAAAGCGGGAAGCTTTCCTTGCGCGATTTTCATTTCCTGGCGGGCGGCAATGCCGATGCAGCCCCTTTCGACAACTACAATTTGGGGAAAGTAGAGGCGTGGGCGATCAAAAAAGCCATCAAAAAGCATAGTGGCAACATCAGTCATGCCGCCAATGAACTGGGCCTGTCGAGGGGGGCATTGTACCGTAGAATGAAACGCTATGGCATTTAG
- a CDS encoding HAMP domain-containing histidine kinase → MAFRNFRANIALRVLLFVAIAGTLAYCLVAQLYLRSTYVAIALAIAVVEFIHYVERTNRDFTSFLSSLSQNDFTTTYAEKGKGKTFDDLYTIFNQITNKFRAISEDKEAQFIFLSLLVEHVRVGILGINGTGQIHLINQTMRDYLANTTAKDLAGLSHEEKEIADVFRGIKVGENRLVKKMVNGKIVPLTILAAEIRIQGQYYKLISAQDIHHELEANELEAWQKLIRVLTHEIMNSISPIISLSETLHQMVNRKDKSHALGANDMAVVQKGLEAIRLRGHGLQHFANAYRSITRIPQPQFRKVQVAGIIDRLATLFREELDRKGIGLETSSKKVSHELLADPELLEQVLINLIRNAIDALAGRPLPWIKILAEAMPSQTTVIYVKDNGHGIDADKLDKVFIPFFTTKKTGSGIGLALSKQIVQLHGGQISIASNAKGTTVEVRL, encoded by the coding sequence ATGGCATTTAGGAATTTCCGGGCCAACATTGCCCTAAGGGTTTTGCTCTTTGTGGCCATTGCAGGGACCCTTGCCTACTGCCTCGTGGCCCAGCTATACCTTCGCAGCACCTATGTGGCCATTGCGCTCGCCATTGCCGTGGTGGAATTCATTCACTATGTGGAAAGGACAAACAGGGACTTCACTTCCTTTTTGTCATCCCTTTCGCAAAACGACTTTACCACCACCTATGCCGAAAAGGGAAAAGGAAAAACCTTTGACGACTTGTACACCATCTTCAACCAGATCACCAACAAGTTTAGAGCCATTAGTGAAGACAAGGAAGCCCAGTTTATATTTCTCTCCCTATTGGTGGAACACGTGCGGGTGGGCATCCTTGGCATTAACGGTACAGGCCAAATCCATCTCATCAACCAAACCATGAGGGATTACCTGGCCAACACCACGGCAAAAGACCTGGCGGGCCTTTCGCATGAAGAAAAGGAGATTGCCGATGTGTTCCGCGGCATCAAGGTAGGTGAAAACCGTTTGGTCAAGAAAATGGTAAACGGAAAGATCGTGCCCTTGACCATACTGGCGGCCGAAATACGAATACAAGGACAATACTATAAACTGATTTCTGCCCAGGACATACACCATGAACTGGAGGCCAATGAGCTGGAAGCCTGGCAAAAGCTCATCCGCGTATTGACCCATGAAATCATGAACTCCATTTCACCCATTATCTCATTGAGCGAAACCCTGCACCAAATGGTGAACCGCAAGGACAAAAGCCACGCCCTTGGTGCCAACGACATGGCCGTGGTGCAAAAAGGGCTGGAGGCAATTCGGTTGCGGGGCCATGGCCTTCAACATTTTGCCAATGCGTACCGAAGCATTACCCGGATACCCCAACCGCAATTTCGAAAAGTACAGGTTGCCGGTATCATCGACCGGTTGGCCACCCTTTTCCGGGAAGAACTCGACCGGAAAGGGATTGGGCTGGAAACATCGTCAAAGAAGGTATCGCATGAACTGCTTGCCGACCCGGAACTGCTCGAGCAGGTGTTGATCAACTTAATAAGGAACGCCATTGATGCCTTGGCGGGGCGGCCTTTGCCGTGGATCAAAATCCTGGCAGAGGCCATGCCTTCCCAAACCACCGTCATTTATGTAAAAGACAACGGCCACGGCATTGATGCCGACAAACTTGACAAGGTCTTTATCCCCTTTTTCACCACCAAGAAAACAGGCTCCGGGATTGGACTGGCCCTGTCCAAGCAGATAGTCCAGTTGCACGGGGGGCAAATTTCCATTGCCTCCAATGCAAAAGGCACAACGGTGGAAGTAAGGCTATAA
- the ssb gene encoding single-stranded DNA-binding protein translates to MKSLRNSVQLIGRLGKDPEVKEFGDKKKAAFSIATSDSYKNQKGEKIEDTQWHNVVIWGKLADVAGKYLKKGEEVAIEGKLVHRVYETDKGEKKFFTEINVNDLVMLGGKRQA, encoded by the coding sequence ATGAAAAGTTTAAGGAACAGCGTGCAGTTAATCGGTCGTTTGGGAAAAGATCCTGAAGTAAAAGAATTTGGTGACAAAAAGAAGGCGGCTTTCTCCATCGCCACCAGCGATTCGTACAAAAACCAAAAAGGGGAAAAGATCGAGGACACGCAATGGCACAATGTTGTCATCTGGGGCAAGCTTGCGGACGTTGCGGGGAAATACCTGAAAAAAGGCGAGGAGGTGGCCATCGAAGGCAAGCTGGTGCACCGCGTTTATGAGACGGACAAAGGGGAGAAGAAATTCTTTACCGAGATCAATGTAAACGACCTCGTGATGCTGGGCGGCAAGCGCCAGGCATAG
- a CDS encoding SDR family oxidoreductase: MGNWSLEGKKALVTGSSKGIGLAIAEELLQLGAEAIMVARTEKDLLDAVQMFRKRGLKAKGMAGDITDGAFRTKLVRDVERKFSHLDILVNNVGTNIRKKLTEYTESEYRKIFETNLFALVEMARLCHPLLKKSGKGSMVNIASVAGSVDVKSGPPYGMTKAAIIQLTKHLAVEWAMDGIRVNSVSPWYIDTPLARPVLSNPEKLEKVLERTPMQRVGQPGEISGLVAFLAMDKASYITGQNINVDGGMMSSGL, encoded by the coding sequence ATGGGCAACTGGTCATTGGAGGGAAAAAAAGCATTGGTTACTGGTAGTTCAAAGGGGATTGGATTGGCCATCGCTGAAGAACTGCTGCAACTCGGGGCAGAGGCCATCATGGTGGCCCGTACCGAAAAGGACCTATTAGACGCGGTGCAAATGTTTCGCAAACGGGGGCTGAAAGCAAAAGGCATGGCCGGGGATATTACGGATGGCGCGTTTAGGACAAAACTGGTAAGGGACGTTGAACGAAAATTTTCCCACCTGGACATATTGGTAAACAACGTGGGCACCAACATCAGGAAAAAACTTACCGAATACACCGAAAGCGAATACCGGAAAATATTTGAAACCAACTTGTTTGCCCTCGTGGAAATGGCACGTCTGTGCCATCCCCTGTTGAAGAAATCAGGAAAGGGGAGCATGGTGAACATAGCCAGCGTGGCAGGGTCAGTGGACGTAAAAAGCGGCCCCCCTTATGGAATGACCAAGGCGGCCATTATCCAACTGACAAAACACCTGGCCGTGGAGTGGGCAATGGACGGGATACGGGTAAATTCGGTTTCCCCCTGGTACATTGATACGCCCCTTGCGCGGCCGGTGCTTTCCAACCCCGAAAAGTTGGAAAAGGTCCTCGAACGCACGCCCATGCAGCGGGTGGGCCAACCCGGGGAAATCTCGGGCCTGGTCGCCTTCCTGGCCATGGACAAGGCCAGCTACATCACCGGCCAGAACATCAATGTGGATGGCGGCATGATGTCAAGCGGGTTGTAA
- a CDS encoding beta-lactamase family protein produces the protein MKKAILLILLATGLASRAQPIGKDLVAEGMSLERLARLDDRIQQAMKDKWFPGAVVLIIRNNQVVYEKAYGYSDLEKKVPLRHDDIFRIASQTKAITSLAAMMLYEEGKFQLDDPVSRYIPEFNNMKVLATFDQADSSYTTRPAKSTPTIRQLLTHTSGIEYAAIGSMPFNAIYAKAGIPSGIGNHTGLLENKMKILGGLPLEHDPGEAFTYGLSLDLLGYLVEIWGGKPLAEFFQERIFGPLEMNDTYFYLPKGKQARLVPIYEEVGGQLEKVARPIYDNVDPSYPTLAGTYFSGGAGLSSTVQDYARFLQLFLNHGQYKGKQLIGRKTIEMMLTNQTGALPTQFGLGFQLETPVNDYLSPASLGSFSWGGAFNTNYWADPKENLVAVFYSQIYKSHHREIGGLFKTLVYQAIVD, from the coding sequence ATGAAAAAAGCGATACTCCTCATCCTTCTTGCCACGGGCTTGGCCTCCCGGGCACAACCTATTGGCAAAGACCTTGTAGCTGAAGGAATGTCCCTTGAACGGTTGGCGCGGTTGGACGACCGTATACAACAGGCCATGAAAGACAAATGGTTCCCGGGGGCAGTGGTGCTCATCATTCGCAACAACCAGGTAGTGTACGAGAAAGCCTATGGGTACAGTGACCTGGAAAAAAAAGTGCCGTTAAGGCATGATGATATTTTCAGGATAGCCTCGCAAACAAAGGCCATTACCAGCCTGGCGGCCATGATGTTGTATGAAGAAGGCAAGTTCCAGCTAGACGATCCGGTCTCGCGGTATATCCCTGAATTCAACAACATGAAAGTGCTGGCCACCTTTGACCAGGCCGACTCAAGCTACACCACCCGGCCGGCAAAATCCACCCCTACCATAAGGCAGTTGCTCACCCATACCTCCGGAATTGAATATGCGGCCATTGGCAGCATGCCTTTCAATGCCATCTATGCAAAAGCCGGGATACCCTCCGGGATTGGCAACCATACCGGCCTGTTGGAAAATAAAATGAAAATACTTGGGGGCTTGCCATTGGAACACGACCCCGGGGAAGCTTTTACTTATGGCTTAAGCCTGGATTTGCTCGGTTATCTTGTGGAAATATGGGGAGGTAAACCTTTGGCCGAATTTTTCCAGGAAAGGATTTTTGGCCCATTGGAAATGAACGATACCTATTTTTATTTGCCCAAAGGGAAGCAAGCCCGGCTGGTGCCCATCTATGAAGAAGTTGGCGGGCAACTGGAAAAGGTGGCCCGCCCCATTTACGATAACGTTGACCCTTCCTACCCTACCCTGGCAGGGACATATTTCAGCGGTGGGGCAGGCCTAAGCTCCACGGTCCAGGATTATGCCAGGTTCCTTCAACTTTTCCTCAACCACGGCCAGTACAAAGGGAAGCAATTGATCGGACGTAAAACCATTGAAATGATGCTCACCAACCAAACGGGGGCTTTGCCTACTCAATTTGGCCTGGGGTTTCAATTGGAAACCCCGGTAAACGACTACCTCTCGCCCGCTTCGCTAGGGTCTTTCTCCTGGGGCGGGGCTTTTAACACCAACTATTGGGCCGACCCTAAAGAAAACCTGGTGGCCGTTTTTTATTCACAAATTTATAAATCCCATCACAGGGAAATTGGGGGCCTCTTTAAAACCCTGGTTTACCAGGCCATTGTGGATTAG
- a CDS encoding ABC transporter permease subunit, which translates to MLHLLRIDLKKLASYRTFWIVCGLYFFTLGTTTASGMEFLKWLVRMGASFGTEINVSRIPLYHFPDVWQNITFVSGFFKAILAFMVVISITNEFTYRTIRQNVIDGLSRYQFLVSKVLTNILLSAMSVAMVFIIGLVTGMIYSPSIVMAEVVTDLEFFVAYFLEVFAFLSFALLLGVVIQRSGLTIVVLVLSQMIEAIIRANIDDYVPWLIPYFPMESIHNLVPMPFPRYVFMEIQDYVGIPSLLIAGAWTFVFNYLAYLKLKRSDI; encoded by the coding sequence ATGCTGCACCTTTTAAGAATAGACCTTAAGAAACTGGCCAGTTACCGCACCTTTTGGATCGTGTGCGGTTTGTACTTTTTTACGTTGGGCACCACCACCGCCAGTGGAATGGAGTTTTTAAAATGGCTGGTAAGGATGGGGGCCAGCTTTGGCACGGAAATAAACGTATCCCGCATACCCCTTTACCATTTTCCGGATGTGTGGCAGAACATCACTTTTGTTAGTGGTTTTTTCAAAGCCATACTGGCGTTCATGGTGGTGATCAGCATTACCAATGAATTTACCTACCGCACCATAAGGCAAAATGTAATAGACGGGCTCAGCAGGTATCAATTTTTGGTTTCCAAAGTGCTTACCAATATCCTCTTGAGTGCCATGAGCGTGGCAATGGTTTTTATTATTGGCCTGGTGACAGGCATGATCTACAGCCCGTCCATTGTAATGGCAGAGGTGGTAACGGACCTCGAATTTTTTGTGGCCTATTTCCTGGAAGTGTTCGCTTTTTTATCATTTGCCCTTTTGCTTGGGGTGGTCATCCAGCGGTCGGGCCTCACCATTGTGGTGTTGGTGTTGTCCCAAATGATAGAGGCGATCATACGGGCCAACATAGACGATTATGTGCCCTGGCTGATCCCCTATTTTCCGATGGAGTCCATCCATAACCTGGTCCCCATGCCATTTCCCAGGTACGTGTTTATGGAGATACAGGACTATGTGGGCATCCCTTCCTTGTTGATTGCCGGTGCATGGACGTTCGTTTTCAACTACCTGGCCTACCTGAAGCTAAAGCGATCGGATATTTGA
- a CDS encoding ABC transporter ATP-binding protein, whose protein sequence is METVLEIENLTKYFGRLCAVNKMGLEVGAGQVFGMLGPNGSGKTTTLGMLMGVVNPTAGSYKWFGEVPTHETRKKIGAVLEHPIFYPYLTGQKNLELTAMIKGATAAQVSGVLELVELSDRKDDKYKTYSLGMKQRLAIASALLNDPQVLILDEPTNGLDPMGIAEIRGLIKKIASDGRTIILASHLLDEVQKVCTHFAVLKKGNMVHTGPVTDVGKGTETVEVNADKDPYEVLKSFQGATSVQRENGYYEVVLVEGTKSQDLNKYLFENGITASHLVPKRKSLEKQFLEILAESK, encoded by the coding sequence TTGGAGACAGTACTAGAGATCGAAAACCTGACCAAGTATTTTGGCCGTCTTTGTGCCGTCAACAAGATGGGCTTAGAGGTGGGTGCAGGCCAGGTTTTTGGCATGCTCGGCCCCAACGGCAGCGGAAAAACCACTACCCTGGGGATGTTGATGGGCGTGGTAAACCCCACGGCAGGGAGCTACAAATGGTTTGGCGAGGTGCCCACCCATGAGACCCGGAAAAAAATCGGTGCCGTGTTGGAGCACCCGATCTTTTACCCTTACCTCACCGGGCAGAAAAACCTGGAGCTTACCGCCATGATCAAGGGGGCCACGGCCGCGCAGGTTTCCGGGGTGTTGGAGCTGGTGGAACTCTCCGATAGGAAAGACGATAAGTACAAAACGTATTCGTTGGGGATGAAGCAGCGGCTGGCCATTGCTTCTGCCTTGCTCAACGACCCACAAGTGCTGATCCTGGACGAGCCTACCAATGGACTGGACCCTATGGGCATAGCCGAAATACGGGGGCTGATAAAAAAAATAGCCTCGGATGGACGGACCATTATACTGGCGAGCCACCTGTTGGACGAAGTGCAGAAAGTTTGCACTCATTTTGCCGTGCTGAAAAAGGGGAACATGGTGCACACCGGACCGGTGACGGACGTGGGCAAGGGCACCGAAACCGTGGAAGTGAATGCGGACAAAGACCCCTATGAGGTATTGAAGTCGTTTCAGGGCGCCACCTCGGTGCAACGCGAAAATGGGTACTATGAGGTGGTGCTGGTGGAGGGCACCAAAAGCCAGGACCTGAACAAATACCTCTTTGAAAATGGCATCACCGCTTCGCACCTGGTGCCCAAGAGGAAAAGCCTGGAGAAACAATTTCTGGAAATTTTGGCCGAATCAAAGTAA
- a CDS encoding DUF4252 domain-containing protein: MKIHLPLMFACACLLGFGFQAYGQAKATTALHERFDNALTLYFYKNTLRMLNQSGNKEFDDLIKDIEKMKFLMVDKGSRGFGPADYKKLTSGYKDENYEEIMTSRFEGKNFDVLLNEHNGTTRGMVVLVNDSTNLYVLDILGKVELNKVTKLFREIDNSAEIGKMVKAFSDGQGPRDRARGTRKN; this comes from the coding sequence ATGAAAATCCACTTGCCCTTAATGTTTGCCTGTGCCTGCCTGCTCGGTTTTGGGTTTCAGGCCTATGGACAGGCAAAGGCCACCACGGCCCTCCATGAGCGCTTTGACAATGCCCTGACGTTGTACTTTTACAAAAACACCCTGCGGATGCTCAACCAATCGGGCAACAAGGAATTTGACGATTTGATCAAAGACATCGAGAAGATGAAATTTTTGATGGTTGACAAGGGATCGCGCGGTTTTGGCCCTGCGGACTATAAAAAACTTACCAGCGGGTACAAGGATGAAAATTATGAAGAAATAATGACCAGCCGGTTTGAGGGAAAAAATTTTGATGTATTGCTAAACGAACACAATGGCACCACCAGGGGCATGGTGGTATTGGTCAATGATTCCACCAACCTATATGTGCTGGATATCCTTGGCAAGGTGGAGTTGAACAAAGTCACAAAATTGTTCCGCGAGATAGACAACAGTGCCGAAATAGGCAAAATGGTCAAGGCGTTTTCCGATGGCCAGGGCCCCCGTGACCGGGCCAGGGGTACGCGCAAGAACTAA
- a CDS encoding DUF4252 domain-containing protein — translation MKKTILFGAALLLALGAYAQGAAVSDFFNKYQNDESFSQVTISSKMFGLFTNMELEDKEDQEVLNAISKLKGLKVLAKENTRDSRDLYNEAVKTLPKNEYEELMYVRDKDKDMRFFINEKAGKIRELVMVAGGSNEFMMLSIFGEIDLKQISKIGSKMEIDGLKDLERLKDNKKENKN, via the coding sequence ATGAAAAAGACAATACTATTTGGGGCAGCCTTGCTGCTGGCATTGGGCGCGTACGCGCAAGGCGCGGCCGTGTCGGACTTCTTCAACAAGTACCAAAATGACGAAAGCTTCAGCCAGGTGACCATTTCAAGCAAAATGTTTGGATTGTTTACCAACATGGAACTTGAAGACAAAGAAGACCAGGAGGTGCTGAATGCCATCAGCAAACTAAAAGGGCTGAAGGTGCTGGCCAAGGAAAACACCAGGGACTCAAGGGACCTTTACAATGAGGCTGTCAAAACGCTTCCGAAAAACGAGTATGAGGAACTGATGTACGTACGCGACAAAGACAAGGACATGCGCTTCTTCATCAACGAAAAAGCAGGAAAGATCAGGGAACTGGTGATGGTCGCAGGGGGGAGCAATGAATTTATGATGTTGTCCATCTTTGGGGAAATAGATTTGAAACAGATTTCAAAAATCGGGAGCAAGATGGAGATAGATGGCCTGAAGGACCTGGAGCGCCTAAAGGACAACAAGAAGGAAAACAAAAACTAA